The Nitrobacter hamburgensis X14 genome contains the following window.
GCATTCGAGTCCGATGCCCAACCGGAGACCGTTCTCGCACGCGGCCGCAAACTGGGCCTCAAGGTAAGCCGGTTGCCGTCGCTCGGCGAGGGAGGCGAGATTCCGCGCCTGACACCGGTTGCCGTTGAAGATCTTCTGCTTCGCCCAAGCCGTACCATCGACTATGAGCGGCTCGAAGGGCTGGTCAAGAACAAGTCGATTGTCGTGACCGGCGGTGGCGGATCGATCGGATCCGAAATCTGCAAGCGTATCGTGACGTTCGGTGCGAGCCGGCTGCTGATCATCGAAAACTCCGAACCCGCACTTTACGCGATCGTGGAAACACTGGGCGACAGAAGTCGGACCGCTGTCGTCGAAGGCCGCATCGCCGACATTCGCGACCGCGAGCGGCTGATGCGCTTGATGGACGAATTCAAGCCAGACATCGTCTTTCATACGGCTGCGCTCAAGCATGTGCCCATTCTAGAACGAGACTGGAGCGAGGGCGTCAAGACCAACATTTTCGGGTCGATCAATGTCGCCGATGCGGCGCTGGCGTCGGGTGCCGAAGCCATGGTGATGGTCTCCACCGACAAGGCGATAGAACCGGTGTCGATGCTCGGGTTGACCAAACGATTTGCCGAGATGTACTGCCAAGCGCTCGATCGCGAACTGGCGCAGCGCACCGAGGGCAAGATTCCGATGCGGCTGATTTCGGTTCGCTTCGGCAATGTGCTGGCGTCGAATGGATCGGTGGTGCCGAAGTTCAAGGCGCAGATCGAAGCCGGCGGTCCGGTGACCGTCACCCATCCGGATATGGTGCGCTACTTTATGACGATTCGCGAAGCCTGCGATCTCGTCATCACCGCGGCCAGCCATGCAGCGATGCCGGAACGACATGATGTATCGGTGTATGTCCTGAACATGGGCCAGCCGGTGAAGATCGTCGATCTTGCCGAACGCATGATCAGCCTGTCCGGCCTGCAGCCCCATCAAGACATCGAGATCGTCTTCACCGGCGTGCGGCCGGGCGAACGGTTGAATGAAATCCTGTTTGCGAGCGAGGAGCCGACGATCGACATCGGCTTGCCGGGGATTTTGGCGGCGAAGCCGAACGAGCCGCCGATAGACATGCTGCACAAGTGGATCATGGTCCTGACGGCAGCCGTCGCCAACGAGGACAAGTCGACGATCCGCTCGGTCCTGAAAGATGCCGTGCCGGAATTCGGGGCACCCGCCGGACAGACATCGCCTCTCGCCTGATACTGTCGCGCGAACAGACTTGCGCGCGAACAGGCTTGCGTCGCTATTTTGTGAGTTCGATCGAAGCCGGTCCCTTCTCGGCCCTCTCGACGCTGAAGATCCAGACAAGCCCGCCGAGCGCGCCGACGACAAAAAACACCGCGCCGTACAACAGCGCGACATTGATGCCTTCGCTGGTCGCTAGTCCGGCGTATCCGAAAGCCAGGGCCATGGAGGCCTCGCGCACGCCCCAGCCGGCTATCGAGATAGGCAGCATCGTAATCAGCATGACCGGTGGAACAAGCAGAAAGATCTCGCTGAACAGGATCGGCGCGGCGATCGCCCTCACGACGCACCACGCGACCACGACGGCGAGGATATGGATGAGCAGCGACAGAGACGCAATCTTCCACCAGCGCTCGCGATTGAAGATGGCATGGTTGGTGATAACCGAGCAGGTGCGAAGATGCTTCACGGCCCGGATATTGCTGAGCCAGGGCCAATGCAATCTGCCGAGAAGCAGGAATCCTCCGGCGGCGGCCAGCGCGGCAAAATCGACGAACAGCAGCGCAAGCCGGCCCTGAGGATCGCCGATCAGCCGATAACTCCATGGCAGACTCGCGACGATCAGCACGGCGAGCGCAGTCAGGCCGATCGCGCGGTCGACGAAGATCGAATAGGCCGCTGCCCGCCAACCGGACGGGCCGCGTCCGACCAGCCAGAGCCGCATGGCGTCGCCGCCGATGGACGAAGGCAGGGTCTGGTTGAAGAACGAGCCGATCATGCAATAGCGCACCGCCAGCGCGACCGAGAGAGGCGCACCGCAGTCGGCGCTGATTTCCCGCCAGCGCAGGGCGCTGACAAGAACCTGCAACAACGTCACGGCCACGGCGAGAGCGATCCAGCCAACGCTGGTGAAACCGAGGCGCGAGACGAGGTCGGAGACATCGACCTTGCGGAGCGCAAGGTAGAGCAGCGCAGCCGAGACCAGTATTTTTGCCGTTGAAAGCAGGATCTGGCGCATTGCGCTTGTGTGTGCCGAGGTTAAGTTGGCCGTCGGGATCTTCGGGACGACAATCAGTGGGCCCGGTTGCCTTGGTATGGTTTTGGACGGCATCTGGCAATAGTCGCCCGGCCGAGCATGGCGATCCCTTCGAGGCCATGGGTAACAAAATATCGTATGTCGCGACCTGCACACCCTGAGGAGTGAAATGTCGGATTACCCGATACTGGTCACCGGCGCGGCGGGCTTCATCGGATTTCACGTCGCTGGCCGGCTCCTGAAGGAGGGCCGCCGGGTTGTCGGCATCGACAGTCTCAACGATTATTACGATCCCGCGCTCAAGGACGGCCGGCTCGAAATCCTGCGCAAGGATTCGCGATTCCGTTTCGTCAAGGCCGATCTTGCCGATCGCGCGGCGACGGCCGCCCTGTTTGCTGAAAACCGCCGTTCGGTCGTGCTCCATCTCGCAGCCCAGGCGGGCGTGCGCTATTCATTGCAAAATCCGGACGCCTACGTCGATTCCAACCTCACGGCTTTTGCAAATGTCCTCGAAGGATGTCGGCACGCCGAGTGCCCTCACTTGCTGTTTGCTTCGTCGTCCTCTGTTTACGGTGCAAATACAAAACTTCCGTTTTCCGTCCGCGACAACGTCGACCACCCGATCAGCCTGTATGCGGCGACCAAGAAATCCAACGAACTGATGGCGCATGCCTACAGTCACCTCTACCGCATTCCGATAACGGGACTGCGCTTCTTCACGGTCTACGGTCCGTGGTACCGGCCCGACATGGCGCTCTACAAGTTCGCCGACGCGATCGTCGGGGGGCAGCCGATCAGGCTGTTCAATCACGGCGACATGCGGCGCGATTTCACCTACGTCGATGACGTCGTCGAAGCCGTTATCCGCCTGATCGATCATGTTCCGCGTGGCGAAGCGAACTGGTCGGGCGATGCGCCGGACCCCGGGACCAGTCCGGCGCCCTGGCGGATCTACAATATCGGCAACAACAAGCCGGCGGAGTTGATGAGCGTCGTCGCCTTCCTTGAGAAGGCGCTGGGGCGGACCGCGCAAAAGGAAATGCTGCCGATGCAGCCCGGCGACGTGCAGGCCACGTTCGCCGATATCGACGATCTCATCCGCGACGTGGGTTTCCGTCCCTCGACGCCGCTGGAAGACGGTATCCATCGTTTTGCAGCGTGGTATTGTCGTTATCATCGGGTCGGCTAGTGATCCGGCTCTAGGATTGCCTCATGACCCGATCCCGTCCCGTCCAGCGAACGTCTCAGTCCAAGCACGTCATGATCATAAGGTTTTGAGTATCCCTATGATCCGGGTTCGCATCAAGGTGGCTGCAAGGGATATGCGAACGTCGGAACCGACACGCTAATGGACAAATCAACAAGTGGAGATTGTCTTGTGAGTGAGCGTATCATTCCGCTCGTCATGTGTGGCGGTGCTGGAACCCGGCTGTGGCCGGCCTCGCGCGAGGACCGCCCGAAGCAGTTTCTGCCGCTGTTCGGGCCGCGTTCGACGTTTCAGGATACGCTGAGGCGGGTTTCCGATCCCGCGCTGTTCGAGCGGCCGATCGTGGTCACCAACGCCGCCTACCGCTTCATGGTGCTTGAACAGCTCGCGGAGATCGGACTTGAAGCGGACATTCTGCTGGAGCCGGCACGGCGCGACTCCGGACCGGCGATCGCCGCGGGAGCCGCCTTCGCGCAGATGCGTGACAACGCGGCCGTTGTTCTCGCGCTTGCGGCGGATCACGTGGTGCGCGACACGGATGCGTTCGTCTCCGCCTGCCGTCAGGGATTAGCTGCAGCGAATGCCGGCCGCATCGTGACCTTCGGCGTCAGGCCGGAGCGGGCGGCAACCGAATACGGCTATATCAGCCTGGGTGCGGCGGTTGCGGGCGAGGTGCGCGCGGTGGCGACGTTCGTCGAGAAGCCCGATTCGCAAACCGCCTCGGGCTACGTCGAGGCGGGGTATCTCTGGAACAGCGGCAACTTCATGTTCCGTGCGGCGATGCTGCTCGATGAATACCGTAGCGTCGATCCCGAAAGCGTCCGGGCGGTGACCAATGCGGTGGCCCAGGCCGGCCGGGATCTCGGCTTTGTCACGCTCGACCCGGACGCCTTTTCGAAGGCGCGGGCGATTTCGATCGATTACGCGGTGATGGAAAAGACCGCGCATGCCGCCGTGGTTCCGGTCGATTGCGGCTGGTCGGACGTCGGATCGTGGCACGCGGTATGGGAGTTGTCGGACAAGGACGGTCAGGGCAATGCGGCGCAAGGGACCGCAGTGTTCGAGGATTCCCGCAACTGCAATGTTTCGACCGACAAGGCGCTGGTCGCGCTGGAAGGCGTCGACGATCTCGTGGTGGTGGCGACGCAGGATGCCGTGCTGGTTTCGCGCCAGAAGGACGCCAACGGGCTGAAACGCCTGGTCACAAAGTTGAAGGCGCTGGCGCCGCAGGTCACGGAAGAGCATCTCCGGGTCCATCGGCCCTGGGGCGCCTATCAGTCGATCGACAGGGGCGAGCGGCATCAGGTCAAGCACATCACGGTGACGGCCGGCGAGCGGTTGTCGCTGCAAAAACACCATCATCGCTCGGAGCACTGGGTCGTGGTCCGGGGCACCGCGAAGGTAACGGTCGATGACCTCGTCAAGACCGTGCACGAGAACGAATCGATCTATATTCCGATCGGAGCCACCCATCGGCTGGAAAATCCCGGCAAGATTCCACTGGAACTGATCGAAGTGCAGACCGGCAGCTATCTTGGCGACGACGACATTATCCGCATCGAGGATGACTATCGGCGAAGCTGAGCTTCGATGCGAGCGCCGAATCGGCTAATCTGTGGAAACATGGTCCAGACCCTGTTCCAGCGACGCTATTAATCGTCGTACAAGTTTAAGCGTCATGTAATTCTTTGAATCAAAACGTGTTGGGATTGTTATTCCTCTAATCGCCACTGTTGTGAGGGCGTGCTAGGGAGAGCGCACGGTCGGGTTCGGGGGTGCTGAGAACGTTTTCTGGCTAAGTGGAATCCGGTTAGCCGAGAGAAAATGCTCTCGACCATAACTTGCGCGTATTCTGATCGCAAAGCCGGTATCCAGTTTTGTGGAATACGCGCTAGCCAATCGATTTTGGGGTACCTGATGAGTTCGAAGCCATCTGCATTGAAGCCGCCTGCATTGAAGCCATCTGCAGTGAAGACTGCAGGGCCCGAGCGCTTGCTGCGCGTCGGTGTGATCGGGGCCGGCGTCATGGGCAGCAATCACGGCCGCGTGCTGGCCGGTCTTGCCGGCGTCAGGCTGGTCGGCATCGTTGACCCCCTGGCCGCGCATCGAGCCCGCGCGGCCGAGATGATCGGGTGCCGAACCTTCGAGACATTCGATGAGCTGTTCGCGGCCGGCGTCGACGCTGTCACCATTGCCGCACCGACACACCTTCATTGTGAGCTCGCGCTGGCCTGCATTGCGCGCGGCGTTCACGTTCTGGTCGAGAAGCCGATCGCCTCGACGGTCGAGGAGGGCCTCAGGATCGTCGCCGCGGCTCGGCAAGCCGGTCTGACCTTGATGGTCGGCCATGTCGAGCGCTTTAACCCTGCTGTCGCTGCCATCAAGCAGGCGATCAAGGGTGAGGACATTCTCTCGATCGCGATTACGCGGGTCGGTCCATTCCCGCCGCGCATGTCGAATGTCGGCGTTGTGATCGACCTTGCCGTGCATGACATCGACCTGATCCGCTGGTTTACCGGATCCGAAATCATCGACGTGCAGCCCCAACTCTCCAGCGCCGTCGCCGAGCGGGAGGATATCGCGCTGCTTCAGTTCCGGACCGCGTCCGGCGTGCTCGCGCACATCAATACGAACTGGTTGACGCCCTTCAAGGCCCGCAACGTCACGGTCGCAACCCGTGGCAAATACGTGATGGGTGATCTGCTGACCCGCCAGGTGGCCGAATGCTTCGGTTTCCAACCGGACGGCAGTTACTCCATGCGCCACCTTCCGGTGGGCCACGACGAACCCCTGCGCGCCGAACTGATTGCGTTTGTCGATGCGGTGCGTTCGGGCAAAGATCCGGCGGTGAGTGGCGGCGAAGGCGTCGCCAGCCTCGAGATCGCGATCAAGTGCCTCGAAGCCCCGTCTTCCGTCGCGCCGCCGATGCGGCCAGCCGCGCGCCTCATCGCCGGCTGATTGTTTAGAGGACTGAATGCAGCAACACATGCCTGCTCGGGCGATTCCGTTCATCGACGTTGTCGAACAGCGCCGTCGTCTCGGCAAGCGTATCGACGACGCCGTTGCTCGGGTGTTGACGCATTGCCAGTTCATCAACGGGCCGGAGGTAGCCCGTCTGGAGGCCGATCTCGCGGCTTTCAGCGGCGCGAAGCATGTGGTGGCCTGCGCCAGCGGCACGGATGCGCTGTTGATGGTGCTGCTGGCGAAAAATGTCGGTCCTGGCGACGCGGTGATCTGCCCGACATTCACATTCTGCGCGACGGGTGAAGTCGTGGCGCTGCTCGGAGCCACGCCAGTATTTGTCGATGTCGATGAGACGACGTTCAATATCGACATCGCCTCGCTCAAAAGCGGCATTGCGGTCGCGAAAAAGCAGGGCCTCAAGCCCAAAGCCATCATTCCCGTCGACCTGTTCGGTCAGCCCGCCGATCACGATGCGATTGCGGCGGTGGCCGCGTCCGAGGGCATGTTCGTTCTGGATGACGCCGCACAGGGTTTTGGCGCGACCTACAAAGGGCGGCGGCTGGGTACGTTCGGCCTCGCGACCGCGACCAGCTTCTTCCCCGCCAAGCCGCTCGGCTGCTATGGTGACGGTGGAGCGATCTTCACCGACGATGCTGAGCTGGCGGACACATTGCGCAGCGTCCGCGTGCACGGGCAAGGTTCCGACAAGTACGACAACGTGCGGCTGGGTCTCACGGGACGCATCGATACCGTGCAGGCGGCCATCCTGATCGAAAAGCTCAAGATATTTCCCGATGAAATTGCGGCGCGGGACGCGGCCGCCAGGCGTTACAATGAAGGCCTTGGGCATGTTGCGATCGTGCCCCGCGTGGCGCCGGATTGCACGTCGGTATGGGCGCAATACACCATCCGGCCGCCGAACGGGGGTCGCAATGCGCTGGCATCGACGCTGAAGGCGCAGGGTATTCCGACCGCGATCTACTATCCGAGGTCGCTGCACCAACAGACCGCGTACCGGAATTTCCCGGTCGCGGCCGCCGGCCTGCCGGTCAGCGAAAAGCTCTCGACCGAGGTCATCAGCCTGGCGATGCATGCCTATCTGGATGAATCGACTCAGGACCGGATCATCGAGGCTGTGCGCGCCGCGCTTCCGAACTGATTTCGGCGTTTTGCGCCGGGAGGCGATCCTGTAGAAACGCCGGATGCTTGGACGCATTTTCACCGTCGGCGGATATACGCTGCTCTCGCGACTGACGGGGTTTGCGCGCGACATCATGCTTGCGGCGATCCTCGGCGCCGGACCGGTCGCAGATGCCTTCTTCGTAGCGCTGCGGCTGCCGAATCATTTCCGGGCGATCTTCGCCGAAGGAGCCTTCAACGCGGCGTTCGTGCCGGCTTACGCGCATGTCGCTGGCGGCGGCCCGGCTTCCGCAAAGCTGTTCGCCAACCGCATTTTCACGCTGCTGTTGCTGTCGCAGGTGATCCTGCTGGCGATAGCATGGCTGTTCATGCCGCAGGTCATCGCGCTGCTGGCACCCGGATTCGTCGATGACCCGGTGCGCGGCGAACTCGCCATTTCGCTAACGAGGATTACCTTTCCTTATCTTCTCTTGATCACGCTGGTGACGCTGTACGGCGGGATGCTCAACGTCATGCACCGTTTCGCCAGCGCGGCTGCGGCGCCGATCTTCCTCAACCTGTCGATGATCGTGACGCTGGCGCTTGCGGCATTCTTCCCCAATGCCGGGTATGCGGCGGCGTGGGGCGTGCTGATCTCGGGCTTCCTGCAATATTTTCTATTGGCGACCGACGCCGCGCGGCAGGGTCTGCTCCCGCGCCTGACGCGACCAACGCTCGACGCCGACGTGCGCGGCTTCTTTCGCGCGCTGGGGCCGGCCACGATCGGTTCGATGGGCACGCAGATCGCGATGTTCGCCGACACCATCATCGCCACCTTCCTCGCCGCCGGCGCGTTGTCGGCGCTGTATTACGCCGACCGGCTCAATCAACTGCCGATCGGCGTGATCGGCATCGCCATCGGCACCGTGCTGCTGCCCGAGATGTCGCGGCGGATCACCGCCGGCGATCACCAGGGCGCGATGGCATCGCAGCGCCGGGCGTTCGATTTCACGTTGCTGTTTTCGGTGCCGTTCGTGGCCGCGTTCCTGACTGTCCCCGATGTGATCATGCGGGCGATGTTCGCACGCGGCGCTTTTTCGAAAGCGGACGCGGCAGCAGCCGGCGCCACGCTTGCCGCCTATGCGGTGGGGCTCATTCCCTTTGTCCTGATCCGCAGCGCGGTTGCTGCCTTTTACGCACGCAAGAACACCGCGACGCCGGTGAAGGCCGCGTTGACCGGGGTCGCGGTCAACGTCGCGCTGAAAATCGCGCTTGTGGGATCGCTCGCGCAGATCGGCCTCGCGCTTGCCACGGCGGTCGGCGCCTGGATCAATCTGCTGCTCGTGATCGGATTTGCGGTGCGGGCGGGATACTTCGAGGTCGGCCGTCCGTTGCTGGTCTCGCTCGGCAAATTCCTCATCGCGGGTGCGGTGCTCGCGGCGGCACTGTGGTTCACCGCGCGCTTCGCCTCGGGGCAGTTCGCGCACTGGAGCACGATGCGCGATGAAGCGGCTCTTGGGGTGCTGATGATCGTCGGCGCGGCCGTCTATGCGGGCACGATTTTACTGCTGTTCGGGCCGCGCTGGCTGAAGGCGCTGGTGCGAGCCTAGCATTGCCCTCGCTGCGGTTCCGCTGCAATATCACGATCATTCGAGAATGTAGCTGGAGATACCATGGCGCCCGTAAAATTCGGCATCGGCCAGAGCGTTCGGCGCAAGGAAGACGATGCGCTCATTCGTGGCAAGGGCCGCTATACCGACGATCATGCGCCGTCCGATGCGCTGCATGCGCTGATGCTGCGTTCGCCGCACGCCCATGCGACATTCAAGATCGATGTGTCCCGCGCTTGCGGTCTGCCGGGCGTCGCCCTGATCCTCACCTCAGCCGACGTCGCCGAACTCGGCGGCTTGCCCTGCCAGTTCAATCTACCCGACCAGCCCTTCACCGCGCCGCCGTATCCGATCCTCGTCCGCGACGAGGTGCGGCATGTCGGCGATGCCGTTGTTTTCGTGGTCGCCGACACGGTCGAGCACGCGCGCGACGCGCTCGAGGCCATCGCGATCGAATGGACGCCGCTTGCCTCGGTCGTCGGTGTCGCCAATGCGGTGAAGACGGGGGCGCCTCAGGTCTGGCCCGATCACGCCGGCAACGTGCTGTTCGACGTTTCGATCGGCGACAAGACAGCGGCTGGTACAGCCCTCGCCACGGCGCATGCCGTGGCCGAAATTTCGATCGTCAATCCGCGCATCGTCACCAACTACATGGAGACGCGCGCCGCCGTCTGCGAATATGACGCCAGGCGCGATCGCCTGACGCTGACGGTCGGCAGTCAGGGTAGTCATCGCTTACGCGAAATTCTCTGCCGGTCTGTTCTGAAGATGCCGATGGAGAAGCTGCGCGTGATCTGCCCCGACGTCGGCGGTGGATT
Protein-coding sequences here:
- a CDS encoding nucleoside-diphosphate sugar epimerase/dehydratase, which translates into the protein MNPRRKFTSRNALIALHDLITVVVALLVSCYFRFDDHDLAVRLPLLLQALPYFLVISSVVFYVFNLTTTKWRFISLVDALNIVKASSLLTFVILVFDYIIIAPNLYGTFFLGRKTIILYWLLQIFLLAATRFTYRYFRYKRTLVHVKADDATPAIVVGRAADAEILFRSVESGAVKRLRPVGLLSPSPADIGQTIRGVSVLGGVDELEEVIADFAARQGPIKRIIMTPSAFESDAQPETVLARGRKLGLKVSRLPSLGEGGEIPRLTPVAVEDLLLRPSRTIDYERLEGLVKNKSIVVTGGGGSIGSEICKRIVTFGASRLLIIENSEPALYAIVETLGDRSRTAVVEGRIADIRDRERLMRLMDEFKPDIVFHTAALKHVPILERDWSEGVKTNIFGSINVADAALASGAEAMVMVSTDKAIEPVSMLGLTKRFAEMYCQALDRELAQRTEGKIPMRLISVRFGNVLASNGSVVPKFKAQIEAGGPVTVTHPDMVRYFMTIREACDLVITAASHAAMPERHDVSVYVLNMGQPVKIVDLAERMISLSGLQPHQDIEIVFTGVRPGERLNEILFASEEPTIDIGLPGILAAKPNEPPIDMLHKWIMVLTAAVANEDKSTIRSVLKDAVPEFGAPAGQTSPLA
- a CDS encoding lysylphosphatidylglycerol synthase transmembrane domain-containing protein — protein: MRQILLSTAKILVSAALLYLALRKVDVSDLVSRLGFTSVGWIALAVAVTLLQVLVSALRWREISADCGAPLSVALAVRYCMIGSFFNQTLPSSIGGDAMRLWLVGRGPSGWRAAAYSIFVDRAIGLTALAVLIVASLPWSYRLIGDPQGRLALLFVDFAALAAAGGFLLLGRLHWPWLSNIRAVKHLRTCSVITNHAIFNRERWWKIASLSLLIHILAVVVAWCVVRAIAAPILFSEIFLLVPPVMLITMLPISIAGWGVREASMALAFGYAGLATSEGINVALLYGAVFFVVGALGGLVWIFSVERAEKGPASIELTK
- a CDS encoding DegT/DnrJ/EryC1/StrS family aminotransferase — translated: MQQHMPARAIPFIDVVEQRRRLGKRIDDAVARVLTHCQFINGPEVARLEADLAAFSGAKHVVACASGTDALLMVLLAKNVGPGDAVICPTFTFCATGEVVALLGATPVFVDVDETTFNIDIASLKSGIAVAKKQGLKPKAIIPVDLFGQPADHDAIAAVAASEGMFVLDDAAQGFGATYKGRRLGTFGLATATSFFPAKPLGCYGDGGAIFTDDAELADTLRSVRVHGQGSDKYDNVRLGLTGRIDTVQAAILIEKLKIFPDEIAARDAAARRYNEGLGHVAIVPRVAPDCTSVWAQYTIRPPNGGRNALASTLKAQGIPTAIYYPRSLHQQTAYRNFPVAAAGLPVSEKLSTEVISLAMHAYLDESTQDRIIEAVRAALPN
- a CDS encoding mannose-1-phosphate guanylyltransferase/mannose-6-phosphate isomerase codes for the protein MSERIIPLVMCGGAGTRLWPASREDRPKQFLPLFGPRSTFQDTLRRVSDPALFERPIVVTNAAYRFMVLEQLAEIGLEADILLEPARRDSGPAIAAGAAFAQMRDNAAVVLALAADHVVRDTDAFVSACRQGLAAANAGRIVTFGVRPERAATEYGYISLGAAVAGEVRAVATFVEKPDSQTASGYVEAGYLWNSGNFMFRAAMLLDEYRSVDPESVRAVTNAVAQAGRDLGFVTLDPDAFSKARAISIDYAVMEKTAHAAVVPVDCGWSDVGSWHAVWELSDKDGQGNAAQGTAVFEDSRNCNVSTDKALVALEGVDDLVVVATQDAVLVSRQKDANGLKRLVTKLKALAPQVTEEHLRVHRPWGAYQSIDRGERHQVKHITVTAGERLSLQKHHHRSEHWVVVRGTAKVTVDDLVKTVHENESIYIPIGATHRLENPGKIPLELIEVQTGSYLGDDDIIRIEDDYRRS
- a CDS encoding Gfo/Idh/MocA family protein, yielding MSSKPSALKPPALKPSAVKTAGPERLLRVGVIGAGVMGSNHGRVLAGLAGVRLVGIVDPLAAHRARAAEMIGCRTFETFDELFAAGVDAVTIAAPTHLHCELALACIARGVHVLVEKPIASTVEEGLRIVAAARQAGLTLMVGHVERFNPAVAAIKQAIKGEDILSIAITRVGPFPPRMSNVGVVIDLAVHDIDLIRWFTGSEIIDVQPQLSSAVAEREDIALLQFRTASGVLAHINTNWLTPFKARNVTVATRGKYVMGDLLTRQVAECFGFQPDGSYSMRHLPVGHDEPLRAELIAFVDAVRSGKDPAVSGGEGVASLEIAIKCLEAPSSVAPPMRPAARLIAG
- a CDS encoding NAD-dependent epimerase — encoded protein: MSDYPILVTGAAGFIGFHVAGRLLKEGRRVVGIDSLNDYYDPALKDGRLEILRKDSRFRFVKADLADRAATAALFAENRRSVVLHLAAQAGVRYSLQNPDAYVDSNLTAFANVLEGCRHAECPHLLFASSSSVYGANTKLPFSVRDNVDHPISLYAATKKSNELMAHAYSHLYRIPITGLRFFTVYGPWYRPDMALYKFADAIVGGQPIRLFNHGDMRRDFTYVDDVVEAVIRLIDHVPRGEANWSGDAPDPGTSPAPWRIYNIGNNKPAELMSVVAFLEKALGRTAQKEMLPMQPGDVQATFADIDDLIRDVGFRPSTPLEDGIHRFAAWYCRYHRVG
- the murJ gene encoding murein biosynthesis integral membrane protein MurJ, encoding MLGRIFTVGGYTLLSRLTGFARDIMLAAILGAGPVADAFFVALRLPNHFRAIFAEGAFNAAFVPAYAHVAGGGPASAKLFANRIFTLLLLSQVILLAIAWLFMPQVIALLAPGFVDDPVRGELAISLTRITFPYLLLITLVTLYGGMLNVMHRFASAAAAPIFLNLSMIVTLALAAFFPNAGYAAAWGVLISGFLQYFLLATDAARQGLLPRLTRPTLDADVRGFFRALGPATIGSMGTQIAMFADTIIATFLAAGALSALYYADRLNQLPIGVIGIAIGTVLLPEMSRRITAGDHQGAMASQRRAFDFTLLFSVPFVAAFLTVPDVIMRAMFARGAFSKADAAAAGATLAAYAVGLIPFVLIRSAVAAFYARKNTATPVKAALTGVAVNVALKIALVGSLAQIGLALATAVGAWINLLLVIGFAVRAGYFEVGRPLLVSLGKFLIAGAVLAAALWFTARFASGQFAHWSTMRDEAALGVLMIVGAAVYAGTILLLFGPRWLKALVRA